Genomic segment of Syngnathus acus chromosome 10, fSynAcu1.2, whole genome shotgun sequence:
TGAGGGTGGGGGCTCTCACTGAAGACCACCTTGACATATCTTACCAACGCATGCAGAAGGAGCTATGAAAGCAGTTCATTTCAAGCAAGCAAATGTACTGTTTTATTTCATAGCTGTATACATAAATGCATTCTGTTGCCAAATGATTAATTATGCACAGTGGGCATGGATGCAAAAGGCTTGTCcgccaaaaaatatttctgcctGTTTAGGTTACGCTGTAAAAATACCACAAACATATCTTAGCCTTAAAGTGGAAGTAAAATCAAACATTGTCTTTGCTGTCATATGTTCGATGCGCTCCCACTTGACAGAACTTAGCATTCTAATCAATATTATAGAAGAATGAAGCAGAAAAATCCACCAGCCCTTTTTATTTGTACCGCCACCTGCTGGTGACTAAAAGTGATGTCGCAGAGCCCAAGGTGCGCCATGACCTTCAGTTTCAAAGTTGCAGTTTCCAAACGTTTTCATTTTAACTTCTCATGGAACCGGTCCAAAGAGTAGAGTAAAAATAGACAACATGGCTTTAAAAGCATGTGAACGGAGCTGGGATGATTTTCCCTAGCTGCACTTATTGGCCTTCGTTGATTTACGATGACCTTTTAGGGGATCTTACAAAATGAGATGCACTAGCGCTCAAGGCTGTCTGTCTACCCCTTAGGTGTCCTACGCACGTCCGAGCTCCGCTTCCATCCGAGATGCAAATTTGTACGTCAGCGGCTTGCCGAAGACCATGACTCAGGCGGAACTGGAGCAGCTCTTCTCGCAGTATGGCCGCATCATCACCTCACGCATTCTGGTGGACCAGGTGACCGGTGAGTCGGATGCGATGGCGGCtcctcttttttattttcatttcctctgaGCTTTTGGAATTCTTCCATCATGCTGCTGCTTGCTATCAAGCTGAGCGCTCGCTGCATGATGACTTAAGAAGACGACGGGCGTTTGGACAGCGCAGCATAGGCGCCGTTAATTCCACAAGTAGGCGTATGAGTTGACTGCATACTCGCATCAACTTTAATGGGGTTTTCTCAAAACCATTTCCCTTTTATCGTTTTGTCCCCCAAAGAGACGGAACCAAATGACACAGCGGGGCCCTGCAAAATGCATCACGGGTGTATCGGTGCGAGATaccaaaatgcaattttccaCCCGACATGTTCATAAATATGCATGGAGTGGGTAGAATATGAAATGGGTGTAAAGTAGCGGGGCTCGGGTGCGTCAGTGCCACTGGAGCGAGTCATGCGCCGcggagagaaacaaaatgcatttttagagCGACTGCCGTGTGGAAGACGCCCCACTCGAATAAACATCAGGACGTTTGGCAAATCCGGGATTCCCTTAGCCACGCATATTGCATATGTTCCGTCCTGACGAATTCGCTTGCAGTTGTATCAAAAAGAATAACCGAGGCCATCCAAATGAACGTGCGCCATTTTCCAAAACTCGATTTTAAAGATCCATGAAGAAAATCTGCTTCCTGGCGGTATACAActgtctatttatttttattttttaacgtACTtactcaaatgtattttaccaAACTATTTTCCCTGGTTTCAAAATGCTGCAAGGCTCCTGTGTAGTCAAGAAGTAGACCAAATGGAACCAAGCTTAATAACAAGAACTCTGTgatatttttcttaaaatcACTGTAAACTAACCATAACAATGTTAAGTAGGGTTcatgtgctttttgttttgcgtcATCAATGACCAATGTGTTGTGCCACAGGTCTTTCCAGAGGTGTCGGCTTCATCCGCTTTGACCGGCGGGTGGAGGCCGAGGAGGCCATCAAGGGCCTTCACTGTCAGAAACCGCCCGGTGCCGCCGAGCCCATCACGGTCAAGTTTGCCAACAACCCCAGCCAGAAGAGCAACCAGGCGCTGTTGTCGCAGCTGTACCACTCGCCCAATCGAAGGTACCCGGGACCACTCGCACAGCAGGCACAACGCTTCAGGTAAAAGGGGCACAgccaaacacatttcaaatgacaacaatCATTCATTTCCTCAGTCAGTCACTGGGTGTCATCTCAAAGGGAGCCTCTCATTCACGTACGCAACCCATCACCATCATTTGACGAGTCAaactgatatatatatttttttatctttcaccCAGCACTACTAACATGCAGAAAAACGCAATTTAACCGTGGTTTTTGCTTTTACCGTTAGTGCTAGAATGACGACGAAATGCACCAGAAACGTTAAGGGGAGACATTAAAATGATGGAAATGCTTTTAAGCATACCATGAGGAATGTGAAGTACCGCGTGTGCATTTTAGCACCCACTGCAGAAAAGCTGACTTTAGTGTTAAGTAGCATTTATCTGCGCTTGAGCAAACCAACAAAAAAGTGAATCTGTTGCTGGGTCAGACGCCAGCACCTAACATGCTTGGAATTTCGGAAGTGTCTTGCTCAAAGTTTGCACTGTTTAAcgttttgtgtatttgtttttaaaatggacaaaaatgctGCTTAACATTCACCTTATTTTGTTTCTCCTCAAACGCATATTTGCTTCCCATTTTTTATGAGTTTCCATTAATTCTGGACTTTCACATTTTTcagttaaaattatttttaaacaattttattaaatttgttATTAAATGAAGTCTGcatggatggacagacggTGATGCGCTCATCTCTGCTCATCTTATGTTTTCAGGCTGGACAACCTGCTCAATATGGCCTATGGCGTGAAAAGGTTTGTGGCTTTTTACTCTCATATTTAGTTTTCTGTTCATTTTACGAGCCCTTGAAAATCTAGTTCTGTTCTCGACCTCTGAGTAATGATGCACAACATTAACCTGTGTAAGCAGGtcactgaaaatgacaaatcgTGGACCCCCTAAAAAGGGTCAATTTGGCTTCCAACAAAATGTGGTTGAACTATTTCATAAGAGTgacgtattaaaaaaaaaaaaaaagtgaatttggCCTGCAGCATTACAGTTTGCGAGAAAACGAAACTATAAACACCAAGAGTAGAACTAGCACAAAATTCACAAACCGTAAAACATTCACTTCAAAATAGCATCGTTTGACATTATGTACTTACAGTCACGAAGCAATGATAGCCATGAAATGGACTCATGAATATTGCTCCGGGCGCTGCGAGGGTATGAGCAAAATGTCTCGTGGCTTTTGAGCACGGCGCATCGTGTCCCAACATGTCAGTACTGGGCGGCTTTGCGCTTTTCTGGGCCACTATTGCAGAGCGTTGCGCCGGCCCCGCATACACTGTACGCGTACTGGGCTAGCTCACCTTGATCTTTTATGGACGGCCCCATTGCCTTTTCATGTCTCTTGCATCAGACCTCTTTCAGGATGCGCCGGTGGCCGAGGGCACCGACAATAGAACAGGCCCCCTTCTCCCCACTCCCACCCTTTCCGAGCCGTCCTTCCGAACAAGTTCTCGCCTTGACGGCGATGCGCGCACCTGTCACGCTGGATGTTTCGCACAAGGCTAAGTGGAGCAACTCATCTCGCGCGACACCGCCTGAAAGTTGCCCCCATATTTTCTGAGCGCTTTTGAATTTTGGTTTCCTCAAAACTGTAAAACTGTGTTtatcaatattttctttgaatttttAGTGCGAGAGCCATACAACATAAAGTTGCTGCCCAACatgtccacttttttttttttttccttctttgggTTGAGTTGACCGAGCAgcgtttgtgttttgtcaCAGCAGGTTCTCGGCCATGGCCATCGACGGGGTGACCAGCCTGGCGGGCATCAACATCCCGGGTCACAGCAGCGGCTGGTGCATCTTCGTGTACAACCTGGCTCCCGACGCCGACGAGAGCATCCTGTGGCAAATGTTTGGGCCCTTCGGGGCCGTCACCAACGTCAAGGTCATTCGCGACttcaacacaaacaagtgCAAAGGCTTCGGCTTTGTCACAATGACCAACTACGACGAGGCGGCCGTGGCCATCGGCAGCTTGAACGGCTACCGCCTGGGCGACCGCGTGCTGCAGGTGTCGTTCAAGACAAATAAGACCCACAAAGCGTAAGCGCCGCGCACGGTCGCGCCCGTCACATCACTTTCTTTTCCGTGAGCACTTTGGTTTTGTGCTCTCGTCGTTCCGTATTGTTGTGATTCTGTTCTCGTTTCGCTTGGTTCAGTTCTCGTTTCGCTACAGCTAATTTTtccaaacgtttttttttttcttttgcttgtcTAACTTTTCAATGTTCTCTGTTTTGTCTGCGCTTACTGTCTAATggatgaaaagacaaaaaaattcttAAAGCAAGTACCTTGCCAAAGAGCTCCGAACCTCTTTGATGTGGGTTTAAAAAGCGtctatttttataaaaagagAAATTCGGAGAAACTTTTTACAGGACCTGGAAGATAAATGAtgatcaaaaaaatattttgtctttgcgAAATATCTTCATATGACATCTTATGATGCTTTGAAACTTTATGAGAAAGTTTGCAGCAGGAGAGATTTACGGCATAAACGCTCGCCGTTTGCCGTCTTTGTAGTTGAGCCTTTCGCCAGCCTTTCCCGGCCGGCGTAGTGTGGTGGACCTGCCAGGTCCAGTCGCACTCCTGATTCAAAAaggctttgtttttgcttttttttaaatattgaaagaggaaaagaaagctAAGTTAAGTATGTAAATAAGATTTTGGAGGGGCTATTTGGCCAGCTTGTGCTTTGAGTTTGATACTTTAAATTTTTGGGATGCCCCAAGTGGAAATCCTTCCTTAGTTTGCCAGATGAGGTGTTTACGGTACATTTAATTAGTCATTGGTTTGTTCTGTAAAATAgtcttgtcaaaaaaaaaaaaaaaagtgggggaAAAAGATCTATTGGagattttgattttgttttctgtatAACCCTTCTAGATATGTGTAAAAATTGTCTTACAAACCACACTTTGGAACTCTGATTATCTTTTTGTTGATTCATATTCACTTATCTACGAATATGTACTATTGCGTGATGCATATATGGACCTGTCGTCAGTGTATAATGGCTTCCTCCACTTGAGCGGTGAGAACGACGTAGTTGTCATTGATTGGATGTTAGCAGTTGATGACAAACTAATAGACAACAGCGTGTGATATATGCATTATGAATATCTTTGTTATTCTTGCTTCGAGTTTCCTCCCATTTGTGTTGGTGCctgttgaatttgttttgatcGTGAGGATATTCATTGAAGTCGTGAAGTCTAACTTGATTTGGGTtgagttgttttcttttgttggaaCTTTAGTCTTTAAAGAGGAtgtacatattttgttttgttaatatTTTGGTATTGAGTCCCAATCTcctcccccacacacacacacatacacacacacacaattgagtacatcaataaaataagtttgaagggcaaatactttttctgtcagtttattttaaatatatttcaaaaaatttaaaatattaactTAAATCGAAATTAGAAACGCAATTTATAAATTTAAATGactaaatgtgatttttttttatttaattgttctTCCATAACTGCCAAAATGCCCATTGCGATTCGAGAAAATAAACCCAGTGATAAACAAAAGACGACGGCACGACCAGCTCCCCAACTAATGAGTTTCCGACTCATTAAGCTCACATCGCTGTTTTGCGATAAATTCTTCCAGAttagaaaaaacacaaaaattaaGTATGCGCCAAATAGACAAGCCCAAATCAGTATTCTGATAACGACTCACTCGTGCCTGACTCGGCTGCACGTTGCCATAGCAACCCAATAGAAAGGCCACCATAGGGTTTTCGCCGCATCTGCTCTACCTTCCACTTTAACCCGGCTCTTCAGACGCACAAGCGCTATTTTCCCCTTTGCCGTGATTAGCGGTGAAAGCTCAATACTGTCCCGGCGCAAATGGCATATGTTGGCAATTATGGAAATGTGCGGACTCCGAGCGGCGAGGTCAAAAGGACGCCGACTGTCTCGCCTGCGCTCATGGCTGACTCGCCGACATATGACCTTGGCCATTGATTCCGTAGACACTTTAAGAGGTTGAATAAAGCCTGACAATATTATGTATCTTTAAAAAGAACTTGTAAAAAAGCTTTACTGTTTATCATGCTTTTTGAAAAGTATGTATATTACATTTCTGTAGGGGGCGCTACAGACCCTTTTTTCTTGTAGTTGTGTATGACaacttgaaaatataaaactttTCGCAAGGCCCGATGTGcaccataataataatgaacatTTCTACAGAAACAATAAGGACCTTACAATACATGTCACATTTCCATACGCCTTTATTCCGTGTTCGTTTTTACATTCTACCATTATGGCTACCGGCTTTTCAGACATGAGTCTTTGGAAACTCTGCGTCAGTCAGTAATATGCGTTGACTCACTGGAAACGCAAAAGAAATCGTATCAGCCGTGTCAGAGTCCCAAACACTGCCCATTGTCTGATATTCCGTTTTGTGAAGAGGCGTTGGAGTGTGTCATTAACTCGTTCAGCGCGAGGTCATTCCCATCCTGCCTGTGTGCATTCACCATCAGGCCGCTTAATCGTGATTGCGGACCGATAGCATGGCAACCCTTTCAAGATAATTAGCCACGCCGTTTTTGTCACTGCAGAAGCCGCAGTTAATCTTACCGAGATGTAATTCATTTGCATccgattttgattttttttactactttTAGTAAGCGTGACCTTCAGAATCATATTGTTCAGGAATTAGCCCGACTCAAAAAAGTGACCAAGAAATAATTCTATAATTTCACTCATTTTATATAACTAGCATTATCTTACATCCTGAATTCTTTCAGTCAGGCACTATGTGTTAAACTCaaggccagatacggcccatcATGTCATTTACGGTATGTGGCCAACTATGTCAACTTCATGTTTCCTGCTAAAACATCAAAATTGCACATTGTGGGACACAacaaaaaggagtttgacacccacgCTTAAGGTAtgtacaaaaacagaaaattaaGGGGAATAGACTTCCTGACATGTTTATAAATGATGGTGCAACTAAAATGTGGCcttaaaaattgaaataaaaaaaaagttgcttttaTCTGTGTTATTGGAATTCAAATTGGAAGTTGGAACCATGTGTGCCAACAGGATAAATGATGCTAAATTGGGTATTTTGGTGTGGGTGGAATGCACTCCATTATGTTTCAAGCCAATTCCCGGGGTTTGGCTTTGGAGCGACGCATAATGTCTTTACCTTATTCAACCACCCCCTGTCAGTTTGCCTCCACCGGAGAGGTTGAAATGCTGATACAGAAGTTAGCGTTCCATCCCGCCAGAGCACACCAATTGACACGCAGTGCACACGTTTGTCCTTTGACTTTCCCTAGGCCTGGGTGATGGGGCGGCGGAACATCATGAAGACGGACGATGCTGTCGCACAGCATTTTACCGCACTCATTTCTCATTAGGGCGGCTGATGTCATTGTTACAAAGTCTGGAAGCGCTTCAGAATGGCAACGCTCCACAGTATGACCTAATAGTAATTGAACCCATTTTCACtggatattttttaattggataagtcaatttatttataaagcacAGAAACATCCGGTTTTCATAATGTAATATatgttttgaataaaaaattgtaaattaacTGTTAAAcaggttgatttttttttttttttttgctgaaacATCACAACTATAAATTACAAGACATGGTCAAAACTTTTGTAGATTAcaccataaaaacaaaaactgaacatttttcaaaaaatctgATTATTTGATGTGGACTAGGTTATCTACATTAGGCTTTACGCAATCAGGATTTAGGAGACGATCACTGAtaagcaaattaaaaaaaaaaactaatagcCAATCACCAATCCCATCAGAAGGTGAAAAATTGACATCAATCGAAATACACTGGTGGGAATGTCATAAAAAGTATTTCCAAAACGCCAATAATCATTCAATACCTGGAAAATGGGGTGACTGTTGGGCATACATTCAATAATTGGTTTGTGGAGAATACCAAAATGTCTATTTTTGCTGTCTCGGTACCAAATAAGGCGCATAGTGTGTTGAGCTAGTCACAGTGTTGATCTGTCTCCCGGACCGACACTTTGCATTCAACCGCGATATGAACGTGACGTACTGGAAAGGTCAAACAGGCAGCTTTGGAGCGGAAAGACTGACAGCCGAGGAGATTCTAAGTAACAACCGGGGAACAAAGACTACGACCACGGAGAGGGAACGGCGTATAATTGAGTGTGGGAGTGTGGGAGGGAAGGCTTGGCCGTGAATCACCACAAATATGACAGACGCGTGACGTGCAGCCAAGGGACAATGGGGAGGCGAGGTGGGCAAGAAGGCAAGGCGACAGTTGCGACGGCGTGATGTGGGTCGGATCTAAAGCGACAGCCCGTCGAGACGCCCGTCCATCCGTCGGCGTCCGGAAGACAACGAAATGTCTCCGTGAAAAACATCAACACAGTGGTTTCAACTCTGGGAAGGTACTGTACTATTTTCCCCCTGTTATATCTACAGTACAGtattgtacatgtgacaatgacaaataaagatctattctattctatcgCCGATTTTTAGACGTACGAACATTCACGCTGGGAACATTTCAGACATGCTAACACTTTCTTGTTTAGGCCCCCCCAACAGTCCAACagtaaaatgatttatttttcagaataAAATAGCTGCTTCCTTGCTCTTCTCCACTTTGTAAAGTAACGTGAGACCCAAAGCATGCTAATATTACTCATGTTAGCTTCCTGGTTAGCAAGTCTCAAGTGTTTTACACGCTAACTCTTGTGTATTTTACATGCTAACTCTCGTAGCTGATTGCATACCCTGTCAGCCATAGatgtctattagacgtctggtTTATGtttggtttagtttagtttagtttattcaCGCAATATCAAAGACATACAACATGATACAACAAACAGTATTACACAGTCGGATGCGTGAAAGGTCACCCCAAGCAAGCTATTTAAAGCTTTTAATAGCTTtttatagacctaatttagacgtctgaAATTGGTCTCggtatagacctaaaatagacgtctaaattaaaaacatcaaatatgatcACATTTCGAAATGTTAAAGTCTGAACCTGctgtaagttgtataaataacatacagaagttgtttggatttgtgtttAAGAAGCTTATTGATCCGTACATGTGAattggttatttctgtaacctgatatagatgtctattttaggttattaTATAGGTTCATTACAAGAgcgataaatatttttaagtaaCATTTACTGTATACAAGTAACGAAAATCTCGAAGTAATGGTTGTCGCTCTCCTAAATGTGATATCACATTGAAAGTATTACAGTGACTCTTGAGCacgttttagatttttttttttttcctcgaccGAGATCCCAAAAAGTTTATCCTAAACAAAGCCACAAAAGAACAACACAGGAAGAAGGCGGCCATCTTGTGTTGCCACTCACGAAGCGGCCCTAACTTGAATACATTAATTTCTCTGCCGCGTTTTCACGCCATTTTCTGTCTCCACGGTGAGTGCCTCAGTGTCGCATATGGTTTTGAGTCCGAAAAGTAACGCAGTGTTTCAACACGGCGACAAAATCATTGTGAATCCTgtctcgctttttttttttttttcacgttactttttttttttttcacgttacgAAGAACTTGACAGAATGACTTttcctttgactttttgtgacttctctttttttgcgcTACACTCGAAGCACAACCACTTCCACGCAATAAATAATGCAGACGGTGAAGATAGCAGCTCTGCCAACTTGGGCTTCGGGGGCTTTTCTTCAATATCGGCTGATGCTCCACAAGAACGATCAAGCAGCCTGTGATTCTCGCTCGTTTATTATTGGCAAAGACCCATTAGTTGGAGGACTGGAGGGCAGTGGGAGGGAGTGCCAGATAGAAGGCCGCTGGTTTATGTGTCTGTCAATGTCATATCTTTTCAAGATCAGGCTTCAAGGGTGATGAAAGCGGGAAAGCTGTGGAGGGGGGGCGGAGTGGGTACATTGCTGAGAGGGTGCTGGTAGGTCTGATGACCTTCAGCTGACTTGATGCTACCAGATAGTCATCTTCTTCTTCGGGGGCTGTGAAGCCTGAAGAATAACATGGAAAGCAGACTAAAGCCACATGAGTTCTCATGGAAAAATAAACCCGCTGCAGTAAGCGGTATTTCACAAAGTGGCATTTGCTatcaaaaaaattatatatcacATTTGACCTCTGCAAGTCAGAGTTGCCAACCAATGGAAATAAACTTCCTcaacaatttatttgaatttttgtattttcaaaattctgtCAGGGACCTTATGTTTAGGACAGTTTTATATTGAAGGCATATCAAGGCAttgaaattattcaaattttaCAAGTGAACATGAATGCTTccaggaataaataaatcacattattATTGAGTTAGCCGTGACATTTGAACAATACACACAAAGATAAAAGCAACGGCagcttgaaaaacaaacatctgaAAGTTCAGCAACTCTTTTTTGTCAATGTTTTGCATCATCTTGTGGGACAAAATTAAATCTAGCCTTTTAATACAAACTAAAGAAATTGTCACGAGCAGCCTTTTCAGTGACTGCTAACCCAACATTGCCCGATAGAGGTGTTGATTGGAGTA
This window contains:
- the elavl2 gene encoding ELAV-like protein 2 isoform X1, with amino-acid sequence MAVRLCDVASLLRSGSWASEPWTGQVIAAMETQLSNGPTCNNSNGPSSINNCSSPVEPGSLEDSKTNLIVNYLPQNMAQDELKSLFGSIGEIESCKLVRDKITGQSLGYGFVNYVEPKDAEKAINTLNGLRLQTKTIKVSYARPSSASIRDANLYVSGLPKTMTQAELEQLFSQYGRIITSRILVDQVTGLSRGVGFIRFDRRVEAEEAIKGLHCQKPPGAAEPITVKFANNPSQKSNQALLSQLYHSPNRRYPGPLAQQAQRFRLDNLLNMAYGVKSRFSAMAIDGVTSLAGINIPGHSSGWCIFVYNLAPDADESILWQMFGPFGAVTNVKVIRDFNTNKCKGFGFVTMTNYDEAAVAIGSLNGYRLGDRVLQVSFKTNKTHKA
- the elavl2 gene encoding ELAV-like protein 2 isoform X2, with amino-acid sequence MAVRLCDVASLLRSGSWASEPWTGVIAAMETQLSNGPTCNNSNGPSSINNCSSPVEPGSLEDSKTNLIVNYLPQNMAQDELKSLFGSIGEIESCKLVRDKITGQSLGYGFVNYVEPKDAEKAINTLNGLRLQTKTIKVSYARPSSASIRDANLYVSGLPKTMTQAELEQLFSQYGRIITSRILVDQVTGLSRGVGFIRFDRRVEAEEAIKGLHCQKPPGAAEPITVKFANNPSQKSNQALLSQLYHSPNRRYPGPLAQQAQRFRLDNLLNMAYGVKSRFSAMAIDGVTSLAGINIPGHSSGWCIFVYNLAPDADESILWQMFGPFGAVTNVKVIRDFNTNKCKGFGFVTMTNYDEAAVAIGSLNGYRLGDRVLQVSFKTNKTHKA
- the elavl2 gene encoding ELAV-like protein 2 isoform X6, which produces MAVRLCDVASLLRSGSWASEPWTGQVIAAMETQLSNGPTCNNSNGPSSINNCSSPVEPGSLEDSKTNLIVNYLPQNMAQDELKSLFGSIGEIESCKLVRDKITGQSLGYGFVNYVEPKDAEKAINTLNGLRLQTKTIKVSYARPSSASIRDANLYVSGLPKTMTQAELEQLFSQYGRIITSRILVDQVTGLSRGVGFIRFDRRVEAEEAIKGLHCQKPPGAAEPITVKFANNPSQKSNQALLSQLYHSPNRRLDNLLNMAYGVKRFSAMAIDGVTSLAGINIPGHSSGWCIFVYNLAPDADESILWQMFGPFGAVTNVKVIRDFNTNKCKGFGFVTMTNYDEAAVAIGSLNGYRLGDRVLQVSFKTNKTHKA
- the elavl2 gene encoding ELAV-like protein 2 isoform X4 is translated as MAVRLCDVASLLRSGSWASEPWTGVIAAMETQLSNGPTCNNSNGPSSINNCSSPVEPGSLEDSKTNLIVNYLPQNMAQDELKSLFGSIGEIESCKLVRDKITGQSLGYGFVNYVEPKDAEKAINTLNGLRLQTKTIKVSYARPSSASIRDANLYVSGLPKTMTQAELEQLFSQYGRIITSRILVDQVTGLSRGVGFIRFDRRVEAEEAIKGLHCQKPPGAAEPITVKFANNPSQKSNQALLSQLYHSPNRRYPGPLAQQAQRFRLDNLLNMAYGVKRFSAMAIDGVTSLAGINIPGHSSGWCIFVYNLAPDADESILWQMFGPFGAVTNVKVIRDFNTNKCKGFGFVTMTNYDEAAVAIGSLNGYRLGDRVLQVSFKTNKTHKA
- the elavl2 gene encoding ELAV-like protein 2 isoform X5; this encodes MAVRLCDVASLLRSGSWASEPWTGQVIAAMETQLSNGPTCNNSNGPSSINNCSSPVEPGSLEDSKTNLIVNYLPQNMAQDELKSLFGSIGEIESCKLVRDKITGQSLGYGFVNYVEPKDAEKAINTLNGLRLQTKTIKVSYARPSSASIRDANLYVSGLPKTMTQAELEQLFSQYGRIITSRILVDQVTGLSRGVGFIRFDRRVEAEEAIKGLHCQKPPGAAEPITVKFANNPSQKSNQALLSQLYHSPNRRLDNLLNMAYGVKSRFSAMAIDGVTSLAGINIPGHSSGWCIFVYNLAPDADESILWQMFGPFGAVTNVKVIRDFNTNKCKGFGFVTMTNYDEAAVAIGSLNGYRLGDRVLQVSFKTNKTHKA
- the elavl2 gene encoding ELAV-like protein 2 isoform X7, with translation METQLSNGPTCNNSNGPSSINNCSSPVEPGSLEDSKTNLIVNYLPQNMAQDELKSLFGSIGEIESCKLVRDKITGQSLGYGFVNYVEPKDAEKAINTLNGLRLQTKTIKVSYARPSSASIRDANLYVSGLPKTMTQAELEQLFSQYGRIITSRILVDQVTGLSRGVGFIRFDRRVEAEEAIKGLHCQKPPGAAEPITVKFANNPSQKSNQALLSQLYHSPNRRYPGPLAQQAQRFRLDNLLNMAYGVKSRFSAMAIDGVTSLAGINIPGHSSGWCIFVYNLAPDADESILWQMFGPFGAVTNVKVIRDFNTNKCKGFGFVTMTNYDEAAVAIGSLNGYRLGDRVLQVSFKTNKTHKA
- the elavl2 gene encoding ELAV-like protein 2 isoform X3 — translated: MAVRLCDVASLLRSGSWASEPWTGQVIAAMETQLSNGPTCNNSNGPSSINNCSSPVEPGSLEDSKTNLIVNYLPQNMAQDELKSLFGSIGEIESCKLVRDKITGQSLGYGFVNYVEPKDAEKAINTLNGLRLQTKTIKVSYARPSSASIRDANLYVSGLPKTMTQAELEQLFSQYGRIITSRILVDQVTGLSRGVGFIRFDRRVEAEEAIKGLHCQKPPGAAEPITVKFANNPSQKSNQALLSQLYHSPNRRYPGPLAQQAQRFRLDNLLNMAYGVKRFSAMAIDGVTSLAGINIPGHSSGWCIFVYNLAPDADESILWQMFGPFGAVTNVKVIRDFNTNKCKGFGFVTMTNYDEAAVAIGSLNGYRLGDRVLQVSFKTNKTHKA